The sequence ATGCGGCGCCGGCCGCGACGCCGGGCGGCCCGGGCGCGGGCGGGCCGGGGTTCGATTTCTGACGGCTGGTTTTACGTGCCGGTTCGCCGGCGTGCGCCCGGTCTCGCGGGAACGACACAACGCGCGGCGACGAAAGTCGTCACGCGTTTTTTGCTTGGGATCGACGGAACACCGCAGCGCGCAAGCCGTTGCCCATTTCCGCGCCGGCTGAGACGTCCGACTGGAACGCCGCGAAGAAAGGCTATGTCGTCAGCATGACGAACCCGAAATCCATCGCGTTCTACGGCAGCATCTTCGCGCTGATGGTGCCGGCCCATGCGCCGGCATGGCTCGATCTCGCGGTCGTCGCGCTGTCGATCGCGATATCGGCCGCGTGGTATTGCACGATGGCGCTGCTCGCGTCGCACCCGTCGGTGCGCAGGCTGCTGGTTCGGCGCAAGGCCGTGCTCGATACGACGGCCGGCCTGCTGCTGATGGGTGTCGGTGGCCGCATGCATCGCGATGGCCGAGGTCAACCACGAACTGGTACGCCTGGTCGGCAGTCACGGCGCCAAGGCGATCGGCATCGACGGTCACGACGGTGGCCTGCTGGTCGCCGGTGCCGAATCCGACCGGACGAACACGAGCCCGGTCGCGCGATTCGACTGCGCCGCGTTGAACGCATTGCTCGGGAACGGGTTGGTGCCCGTCGTGATGCCCGTCGCGCCGGATGACGCCGGTCAGGATCGCGCGCTGCGCCCGGAACGGCTCGGCAGCCTGTTCGCGCAACGTACGGGCGCGGTGACGCTGGTGATGATGGTCGAAAGCGCACCGCTGCGTGAACTCGGTGAACTCGCGGGGTTGTACGGCATCACGGAACTCGAGCAATGGCTCGCCGAGCATCCGGCAGCCGATGTCGCGCCCCGCGTGCGGGAAGCACTCGATGCGCTCGCGCACGGCGTGCAGAACGTCCATCTCGCCGATATCGGGCAACCCGAGTCGCTGATCGACGAACTGCTGACGGAGGAAGGGTCGGGCGTGGTGTTCTGTCGTCGCGGCAATACCGACCTGCTGTCGGAAACCCGCCGCTACTTCGCCGATTCGGCGTGCGTGCTGCGCGACGGCTTCAGCGTCGAGCAGAAGCCGGTCGTGCGCTTCTGACCGGATGACAGGAAATCGCTGGCGGCGCCCCGCAAGGGCCGCCACCAGCGAGCGACGTCAGCGCCGTGTCGCGAGACGCCGCACGACACGGACGAGCGCATCGACCTCGTCGCACGTGTTGTAGAACGCGAGCGACGGCCGCACCGTCGCCTCGAGCCCGAAGCGACGCAGGATCGGCTGCGCGCAGTGATGCCCCGAGCGCACCGCGATGCCCTCCTCGTTCAGCGCCTGCCCGACTTCCTCGGTCTCATAGCCCTTCAGCACGAACGACAGCACGCTCGCCTTGTCGCGCGCGGTGCCGACCAGCCGCACGCCCGGTACCGGCGCGAGCACGCTCGTCGCATACGCGAGCAGGTCGTGCTCGTAGCGCGCGATGTTCTCGATGCCGACGCGACTCACGTAGTCGAGCGCGGCACCGAGCCCCACCGCGTCCGCGATGTTGCCGGTGCCGGCCTCGAAGCGGTTCGGCGGCGGCTGGAACACCGTGCGCTCGAACGTCACGTCCGCGATCATGTTGCCGCCGCCTTGCCACGGCGGCATGTCGTCGAGGATCGCGCGCTTGCCGTACACGATGCCGATCCCGGTCGGCCCGTAGATCTTGTGCCCGGAGAACACGAAGAAATCCGCATCGAGCGCCTGCACGTCGACGTGCATGTGCGAGATCGACTGCGCACCGTCGACGAGCGCCTTCGCGCCCGCGCGATGCGCGAGTTCGACGATCTCCTTCACCGGCACGACCGTGCCGAGCGCGTTCGACACCTGCGTGACGGACACGATCTTCGTGCGGTCGTTGAGCAGCTTCCGGTATTCGTCGAGCAGCACCTGCCCCGAATCGTCGACCGGAATCACGCGCAGCGTCGCGCCCTTCTGCGCGGCGAGCTGCTGCCACGGCACGATGTTCGCGTGATGCTCGAGATGCGACACGACGATCTCGTCGCCTTCGCCGACGTTCTGCACGCCCCACGTCTTCGCGATCAGGTTGATCGCCTCGGTCGTGCCGCGCACGAACACGATCTCGTCGGGCGACGACGCGCCGATGAAACGCCGCACGGTGTCCCGCGCATGCTCGTATGCATCCGTCGCGCGACCGGCCAGCGCATGCGCGGCACGATGGATGTTCGAGTTCTCGTGAGCGTAGAAATACGCGAGGCGGTCGATCACGGCCTGCGGCTTGTGCGTCGTCGCCGCATTGTCGAACCAGACCAACGGCTTGCCGTTCACGCGCTCCTGCAGGATCGGGAAATCGCGGCGGATCGCGTTCACGTCGAACGGCGGGTGCGCGCCGCGATGCAGCTGACCTTGCGGCTCGGCGGCGCGCGCATCGTCGACGAAATAACGCGGCACATCGGCGCCCGATGCGCGCGAGACCGGCACGTCGCGATGCACGGCGAGCAGTTCGCGCAGCGCATCGTCGCCCGGCAGCCCGAACGCTTCCGGTGACGCAAGGCCGTTCGACGGCACCACGATGTCCTGCGGCGTGGCCTGCCAGCCCTGCAGCGAACCGTCGGTGAAGTAGTATGGCGACGCCTTCGCCGCGCTTTCCGGTGCCGCCGCATTCACCGGCGGCACGCCGAGCGCCGCGCCGCCGATGCGCGGCTCGAGCGCGGGCGCGATCGACACGACAGTGTCGGGCAGCCCGTTCTGCGCAGCCACATGCGGCGCGAGCGCGGGCACGCGATTGCCGAGCGACAACACGTGCGTCGGCGCGGACGGCGCGAGGTTCGTGCCGGCCGCCTTGCCCTGCGGCAGCGCGAGGCCCGGCACGCCGGTGCCCGTGCCGCCCGGCCCCGCGAGCGGCGAGCCGGCCGGTGCCGGGTTGCTCACCGACGCAAGGATCGGCGCGGCGGCCGGCAACGCCGACGGCACGCCGCCGACCGCGCCGCTGCCCGCCGACAGCCCGGGCGCGGTGGCCTGCCCGGGCGGTGTCGAGAAGAACTCGGACGCGAGCCGAGCCAGCGTCGCGGGGTCGGGCAACCCGGCCGGCAGCGGCGCGTGCGGCAGCGCGAGCGCGTCGCCGCCAGCCAGGCCGGGATTAACGGTAGGTGTCGGGATAGTCATGGAACTTGGCGATTTCGACGTCATCGAGGACAGCCAGCGCATCCGGCGAATGGACCGCGAGCGAGCAATACAGCGAGATCAGGTACGACGCGATCGCCTGGTTGTTGATCCCCATGAAGCGCACCGACAGGCCCGGCCCCTGCTCGCCCGCGACGCCCGGCTGATAGAGGCCGACGACGCCCTGCCGCTTGTCGCCGACGCGCAGCAGCAGGATCTTGGTCTTGCCGTCCGCGACCGGCACCTTGTCCGACGGGATCAACGGAATGCCGCGCCACGTGAGGAACTGCGAGCCGAACAGGCTGACGGTCGGCGGCGGCACGCCGCGCCGCGTGCATTCGCGGCCGAACGCGGCGATCGCGAGCGGGTGCGTGAGGAAGAACGCGGGCTCCTTCCACACCTTCGTCAGCAGTTCGTCGAGATCGTCCGGCGTCGGCGCGCCCGTCAGCGGGAAGATCCGCTGTTCGTCGCTCACGTTCGCCAGCAGCCCGTAGTCGGGATTGTTGATCAGCTGGCTTTCCTGCAGTTCCTTGATCGTCTCGATCGTCAGGCGCAGCTGTTCCTTGATCTGGTCATGAGGACTGCTGTAAAGATCGGAGATCCGCGTATGCACGTCGAGCACCGTGCTCACCGCGTTCAGGAAGTATTCGCGCGGCTGTTCCTCGTACGGCACGAAGGTCTGCGGCAGCACGCTTTCGTCCTCGAGCTGCGTGCACGCGGCGCGCACGGCTTCCGGGTTCTTCACCTGATTCAGGCGATAGATGCCGGCCTCGACCGGCACCCATTGCAGCAGATGGGTCAGCCAGCGCGGCGTGATCGTGGAAAGCTGGGGGACGGTCTTGGTAGCGTTCGCTAGTTGGCGGGCGGCGTGATCGCTCAGCGCGGCCGTGCCGCTTGCAACGGTCGACATGTGTGGCTCCGGGTTCTTAAGATGAAAAACGGGATTGCTTATGACGCTCGGTGATTATCGGAAGCACGCACCTGCCGGCTCAACATGCTATAGCCGTCATGTCGTGCAACCGAAACGGAAACGGCGCAACCTCAGGTGACGTACGCGCCGGGCAGCAGCGTCGAGATCGACACGTCGAACGCGCGCGCGATCTTGTCGGCCGTGACGATCGACACGATCGCCTCGCCGCGCTCGATCTCGCCGACATACGAGCGGTTCAGCCCCGCATGCTCGGCGAGCTGCTCCTGCGACCACGTGCGCGCTTCGCGCAGCTTGCGCACGTTGGCGCCGAAGTGATGGATGAGGTCGCTCATGACGCGCCCTATGCGACCGACGCCGCCGCGCGCGGCGCGGCGTTCGCTTCGCTGCGCAGCACGGCCTGCGTGACGTTCGCGCCGGCCGGCACGTCCTGCGTGAGCCACACGTTGCCGCCGATCACCGCACCGCGCCCGATCGTCACGCGGCCGAGGATCGTTGCGCCCGCATAGATCACCACGTCGTCCTCGACGATCGGATGGCGCGCGAGCCCTTTCTCCAGATGGCCGGCCGCATCGCGCGGAAAGCGCTTCGCGCCGAGCGTGACGGCCTGGTACACGCGCACGCGCTCGCCGATGATCGCCGTCTCGCCGATCACGACGCCCGTGCCGTGGTCGATGAAGAAGCCCGCGCCGATGCGCGCGCCCGGATGAATGTCGATGCCCGTTTCCGCATGCGCCTGCTCAGCGATGATCCGCGCAAGCAGCGGCAGGCCGAGCCGGTACAGCTCGTGCGCGAGCCGGTGGTGGATCATCGCGAGGATGCCCGGGTAGCACAGCAGCACCTCGTCGACACTGCCGGCCGCCGGATCGCCATGGAACGCGGCCAGCACGTCGCTGTCGAGCAGCCGGCGAATCTCGGGCAGCCGCGCGGCAAACGCCTGCACCGCCGTCGCGGCCACTGTGTCGACTTCGCCGATTGTGTCGATCGGCCCGTCGGCGTTGCGCTGGCGCGCCGCATAGCGCAGCTCGAGCGTCACCTGCGCGAGCAGCGCGTTCAGCGCCGCGTCGAGCGCATGGGCCACATGGAAGTTCTCGCTCTCCTGGCGCAGGTCGGGCGGCCCGAGCCGCATCGGGAACAGCACGCCCTTCAGCGCGCCGATGATCTGCGCGAGCGCCTCGCGCGCGGGCAGGTCGCGCCCGCCCGGTTCGAGCGAGCGCCGCTGCTTCTCGCGCCACGCGCGGCGCACGGTCTGCAGCGACTGAACGATGTCGTCGATTTCGAATGCGGCCATGATGACTTCTCCCCGTATCGGCCGTGACTCAGTCCTGCGCCCACGGCAGGCCGCGAAAGCGCCAGCCGTTGCGGCCGCCACGATGCTGCCCCTCGTCGAGGTCGCCCTCGAACCCTTCGAGCACGTTGAACACCCGTGTGAAGCCGCCCTTCGTTGCGGCCTCGGCCGCCTGCGCGGACCGGTTGCCGCTGCGGCACAGCAGCAGCACCACGGCATCCTTGCCGGTCTTCGCTTCCAGTTCGCGCACGAAACGCGGGTTGCGCGTCAGGCTCGTGCCGGTCGCCCACGGCACATGCAGCGACGCCGGCACGTGGCCGACGAATTTCCGTTCTTCCGCGGTGCGCACGTCCACCAGCAGCGCGTCGCCGGCCGAGAACAGCGCCCACGCGGCTTCGGGCGCGACGCCGCCCGCGTAGGGTGTGCCGGCCGAGGCGGCCGCCGCGCGGGCGTCTACGAGCGCCTGCTGCGCAGCGGTTCGTTCTTCCAATGCAACCGTCATGACACTTCCTTGTTTTCGCAGATTCGTATGATCAAAAACACCGGGAATGCGGCTGTTGCAGCTTGCGTGCTGTCTATAGCCGTCAGCGCCACTATGCGAGTGCGACCGGGGAAGCAGAACCAATAAAAATTCATTTCCTAATCAGCGCCGTGCGAAATGCAATAGCAGACGCGCGCTATCGGCGCGGGTCCGCTCGCGTGCGGGAAATGCGGGACGATGACCGTTCGATGTCATGCATCGAAGGGCTTTGAAAGGAATGGCGGGAGACGATCAACGCGGCGTGCGGCGCGTTGTCATGGAATCCGAAATGGAGGGTATGCGCCTGCGCGGATGGCGCGAGGCATCGGCTAAACGCCTTTAGGCATCCAGCCGATGCCCTCATTCGTCAATTCATCACAGCACCGGATCGACCGGCGCAACCGGCACGCCGCGCGCCTCGATGTCGCGCCCCGCGAGCAGGCACAGATCCTCGCGATGATGCGCGGCAACCACCTGCACGCCTACCGGCACGCCGTTCACGAGCGCCGTCGTCACGGCCAGCCCCGGCAGCCCCATCGCGGGCAGCGCGCGCAATGTGAGCTGCGCTTCCCACACGCGCTCGAAGCCGTCCGGCCCCTGCCGGTCGAGATCGTCGGGGAACGGCAGTTCCGCCGACACGGGCAGCAGCAGCACCGCATACCCGTCGAGAAACAGCCGCCACTGCCGTGTCAGCGTGGTACGCCGGACCAGCGCGCGGCCGATCACGTCGGCCGGGAGGCCGCGCACCTTGCCGCGCACGGCGGCGATCACCGCCGCCGCGCCCGGGTCGCCGTCGCTGGCAACCGCGTCCGCCAAAGCATCGAACCCGTCGCCGAGCCAAAGCTGTTCCTGCAGCAGCGCAGCTTCGCGCATCGGCGGCGTATCGTCGATCTCGTCGACGGTCCAACCCGCATCGACGAGCCGGCGTGCGGCATCGCGCAACGCGGCCTCGACTTCGGGCACGACCTGCAATCCGCCCGGACGCACGCACAACGCCGCGCGCCTCGGCATCGCGCGCCCTTCGATCGGCGCCTGCACGTACCACGGATCGCGCGGGTCGGGCGCGGCGATCGCCTGCAGCGCAAGCGCGAGATCGTCGATCGTGCGCGCGATCGGCCCCGTCGTCGACATCAGTTGCGCACCGATCGGACGCTCGGGCGACGACGCGTTGAATGCCGGCACGCGACCGAGCGACGGCCGGATCCCGTGCACGCCGCATGCATACGCCGGGTAACGGACCGAACCGCCGATATCGGTGCCGAGCGCAAGCGGGCCGATCCCGGCAGCCACGGCGGCGGCCGCGCCGCCGCTCGATCCGCCCGGCGTGAGCGACGGGTTGCGCGGATTGCGCGTGTGGCCGTGCACGAGATTCGACGTGAACCAGCGCAACGCGAACGTCGGCGAATTGGTGCGGCCGAGCAGGATCGCGCCGGCCTTTCTCAGGTTGCCGACCGACGGGCTGTCGGTGCGCGCGATCAGGTTCCCCTGCAGACGCGTGCCGTTGGTCGTCGCGAAATCCGCCTGATCGATGTTGATTTTCACGGTCACTGGCACACCCGCGAGCGGCCCTGGATCGTCGCCGCGCGCGATCGCGCGATCGACTTCATCGGCCTGCCGCCGCACGTCGTCGGGCCGGTGTTCGATCACCGCGTTGATCGCCGGATTCACCGCGTCGAGACGATCGAGCACGGCGTCCGCCACTTCGCGCGCGGACACTTCACGTTGCCGCACGCGTTTCGCAAGTTCGGTTGCCGACAGTTGCCAGAGTTGCGTCATGACTTCTCCTTGGGAAAGGACATCACAATCACGCGCGGCGCCGCCCTTCAACGAAGGCGCGATACCGCGTTCACTCACTGCGTATCCTGCTTCGCGCGTTCCGCGGCCGCGATGATCGCGTCGGCCACAGCCTTCGGCTGGCTCAGCATCGCGACATGGCTGCCGTTCACGCGCGTGACCGTCGCACCGATCCGCTTCGCCATCGCTTCCTGCAGCTTCGGATCGATCATCCGGTCCTGCGTCGCGACCACGAATGACGACGGCTTCGCATGCCACGCGGCCTGCGCGACCTTCTCCGAGATGCAACCGCCATACCACGGCCCCTGGGTCGCCGCAACGATGCGCTGCTGCGCGGGCGGCAGGTCCGGCGCGAAATCCTGCGCGATCGCCTTGTCCGACAGCCGCGCGAAACCACCCGCATCCTTGCGCAATTCACCGGCCCATGCGGGCGCCGGCAGCCCCTGCGTGACGTCGGCGATCGACTGACCGTTGTCAGGCGCGAACGCGGCGACGTAGACGAGCGACTTCACCTTGTCGTCGTTGCCGGCGTCGCTGATCACGACGCCGGCCCACGAATGGCCGACCAGCACGACCGGCCCTTTCTGCTCGTCGATCGTGCGCTTCGTTGCAGCCGCATCGTCGGCGAGCGAGCTCAGCGGATTCTGCACCGACACGACGTGCAGCCCGCGCGCCTCGAGCAGCGGAATCACGCGGTTCCAGCTCGACCCGTCGGCGAACGCGCCGTGCACGAGCACGACATTCGTGCCCTTCAGGTCGTCCTGCGGCGCAGCCTGCGCCGCGACCGCACCGAACAGTCCGCCGATCACCGCGGCGGATACCAGAACCCGTTTCATCTTACCGGCCATCGTCATGCTCCATTCTCTGTCGTGTTGTTCAATTGAAGTGCTGCTGGGGTGGCCGCGCCTGCATGCAGCAGGCGCGGCAACGGATCACGAATGCGCGTACAGGTCGTCGACGGCGTTGCGGGCAGCACGCGACTGCGCGGCGTCACGATGACCGGCCGGCGTCGACGCATCGGCCACGTTGTCGCCTTGCGACTTCGACGGGCCGTTCTGGTCCGAACGTGCGACCTGCTCGGCAGCCGCAACGGCGTTCTGTGCGGCGGCGATGTCGTCCGGGTAATGCGCTTCGCTGCCGGCCGCGTTGTAGCCGGCCTTCTCGAGACGGATGAGGTCCGCGCGCACTTCAGCACGCGTGAGGCTGTGACCGGTATCGGCGAACGACAACGCGGGGATGGCGGCGAGGACGGCAACAACGAGGATTCGGGCGGTTTTCATGAGGGTTCTCCTTGAACGAAGTTGAGGTGTCGATCACTTGGCATCCGGTGTGAACGTCTGACACCGAACGTTTTCTGCATGTCGACAGTAGAACCCGCCCACGTATCCGGCATGTTTCCGGAACAGGGGCTTTGTGCATGCCAGTTTTTCCGGAACGGCCGCAGATACAGTACGATACAAACCCGCATGCCGCGTCGTTCACCGCCGTGCCGATGTGCTCCCCCGACGCACGCAACACAAAAAAGGCGCGCCTCGCGCGGCACGCCTTTCCGTCAAACCCGTCTTTTCATGTCACGTCACGGCGCGAGCCGCGTGAACACGTAGTCATGGTTCTTCACACGCGCCTGGTGACACGCAAAGCACGTCTGATGCTGGCCGATATCGGCCGGCACGCCGTTGATGAAGCGTCCGAACCCCCAGCCGCCCGTCGATGCATAGCGGCGCGAGTCCTTCACCATCACCTGCACGGTCGTCGCCTGGCCAGGCACCGTCGCCGGCGCGAACTCGTCGGACTGCTTGCGCTTGTACGCGAGCTTCACGAGGATCGTGCCGTCTGGAAACGGCAGCGTCGCCTGTTCGAGCGCGCGGATCGCGACGGGGTTGCCGAGCACCACGCGCAGCTCGTCGAGCGGCGCGGCCTCTTCGGCCGGCGCGACCATTTCCCATTTCCGGTAGCCGGGCGGGATCGTCACGCCGTAGATCGGCGACGCGGCGGCTTTCGGCTGCTCCGCGAATGCGGCCGGGCCGCTCGCCGACAGCGCGCCGGCCAGCAGCGCGCCCGCGACGAGCGCGCGGCCCATGCCGCGACGCAGGATGCCTGCGCCTGCCCGCATCACAGATGCTCCACTTGCAGGATCGCGTCGGCGAACGCCTGCGG comes from Burkholderia pyrrocinia and encodes:
- a CDS encoding acetylglutamate kinase, which gives rise to MAACIAMAEVNHELVRLVGSHGAKAIGIDGHDGGLLVAGAESDRTNTSPVARFDCAALNALLGNGLVPVVMPVAPDDAGQDRALRPERLGSLFAQRTGAVTLVMMVESAPLRELGELAGLYGITELEQWLAEHPAADVAPRVREALDALAHGVQNVHLADIGQPESLIDELLTEEGSGVVFCRRGNTDLLSETRRYFADSACVLRDGFSVEQKPVVRF
- a CDS encoding family 2A encapsulin nanocompartment cargo protein cysteine desulfurase — encoded protein: MTIPTPTVNPGLAGGDALALPHAPLPAGLPDPATLARLASEFFSTPPGQATAPGLSAGSGAVGGVPSALPAAAPILASVSNPAPAGSPLAGPGGTGTGVPGLALPQGKAAGTNLAPSAPTHVLSLGNRVPALAPHVAAQNGLPDTVVSIAPALEPRIGGAALGVPPVNAAAPESAAKASPYYFTDGSLQGWQATPQDIVVPSNGLASPEAFGLPGDDALRELLAVHRDVPVSRASGADVPRYFVDDARAAEPQGQLHRGAHPPFDVNAIRRDFPILQERVNGKPLVWFDNAATTHKPQAVIDRLAYFYAHENSNIHRAAHALAGRATDAYEHARDTVRRFIGASSPDEIVFVRGTTEAINLIAKTWGVQNVGEGDEIVVSHLEHHANIVPWQQLAAQKGATLRVIPVDDSGQVLLDEYRKLLNDRTKIVSVTQVSNALGTVVPVKEIVELAHRAGAKALVDGAQSISHMHVDVQALDADFFVFSGHKIYGPTGIGIVYGKRAILDDMPPWQGGGNMIADVTFERTVFQPPPNRFEAGTGNIADAVGLGAALDYVSRVGIENIARYEHDLLAYATSVLAPVPGVRLVGTARDKASVLSFVLKGYETEEVGQALNEEGIAVRSGHHCAQPILRRFGLEATVRPSLAFYNTCDEVDALVRVVRRLATRR
- a CDS encoding family 2A encapsulin nanocompartment shell protein, whose protein sequence is MSTVASGTAALSDHAARQLANATKTVPQLSTITPRWLTHLLQWVPVEAGIYRLNQVKNPEAVRAACTQLEDESVLPQTFVPYEEQPREYFLNAVSTVLDVHTRISDLYSSPHDQIKEQLRLTIETIKELQESQLINNPDYGLLANVSDEQRIFPLTGAPTPDDLDELLTKVWKEPAFFLTHPLAIAAFGRECTRRGVPPPTVSLFGSQFLTWRGIPLIPSDKVPVADGKTKILLLRVGDKRQGVVGLYQPGVAGEQGPGLSVRFMGINNQAIASYLISLYCSLAVHSPDALAVLDDVEIAKFHDYPDTYR
- a CDS encoding helix-turn-helix domain-containing protein, whose protein sequence is MSDLIHHFGANVRKLREARTWSQEQLAEHAGLNRSYVGEIERGEAIVSIVTADKIARAFDVSISTLLPGAYVT
- the epsC gene encoding serine O-acetyltransferase EpsC, encoding MAAFEIDDIVQSLQTVRRAWREKQRRSLEPGGRDLPAREALAQIIGALKGVLFPMRLGPPDLRQESENFHVAHALDAALNALLAQVTLELRYAARQRNADGPIDTIGEVDTVAATAVQAFAARLPEIRRLLDSDVLAAFHGDPAAGSVDEVLLCYPGILAMIHHRLAHELYRLGLPLLARIIAEQAHAETGIDIHPGARIGAGFFIDHGTGVVIGETAIIGERVRVYQAVTLGAKRFPRDAAGHLEKGLARHPIVEDDVVIYAGATILGRVTIGRGAVIGGNVWLTQDVPAGANVTQAVLRSEANAAPRAAASVA
- a CDS encoding rhodanese-like domain-containing protein, yielding MTVALEERTAAQQALVDARAAAASAGTPYAGGVAPEAAWALFSAGDALLVDVRTAEERKFVGHVPASLHVPWATGTSLTRNPRFVRELEAKTGKDAVVLLLCRSGNRSAQAAEAATKGGFTRVFNVLEGFEGDLDEGQHRGGRNGWRFRGLPWAQD
- a CDS encoding amidase family protein, encoding MTQLWQLSATELAKRVRQREVSAREVADAVLDRLDAVNPAINAVIEHRPDDVRRQADEVDRAIARGDDPGPLAGVPVTVKINIDQADFATTNGTRLQGNLIARTDSPSVGNLRKAGAILLGRTNSPTFALRWFTSNLVHGHTRNPRNPSLTPGGSSGGAAAAVAAGIGPLALGTDIGGSVRYPAYACGVHGIRPSLGRVPAFNASSPERPIGAQLMSTTGPIARTIDDLALALQAIAAPDPRDPWYVQAPIEGRAMPRRAALCVRPGGLQVVPEVEAALRDAARRLVDAGWTVDEIDDTPPMREAALLQEQLWLGDGFDALADAVASDGDPGAAAVIAAVRGKVRGLPADVIGRALVRRTTLTRQWRLFLDGYAVLLLPVSAELPFPDDLDRQGPDGFERVWEAQLTLRALPAMGLPGLAVTTALVNGVPVGVQVVAAHHREDLCLLAGRDIEARGVPVAPVDPVL
- a CDS encoding alpha/beta fold hydrolase, encoding MAGKMKRVLVSAAVIGGLFGAVAAQAAPQDDLKGTNVVLVHGAFADGSSWNRVIPLLEARGLHVVSVQNPLSSLADDAAATKRTIDEQKGPVVLVGHSWAGVVISDAGNDDKVKSLVYVAAFAPDNGQSIADVTQGLPAPAWAGELRKDAGGFARLSDKAIAQDFAPDLPPAQQRIVAATQGPWYGGCISEKVAQAAWHAKPSSFVVATQDRMIDPKLQEAMAKRIGATVTRVNGSHVAMLSQPKAVADAIIAAAERAKQDTQ
- a CDS encoding DUF4148 domain-containing protein, producing the protein MKTARILVVAVLAAIPALSFADTGHSLTRAEVRADLIRLEKAGYNAAGSEAHYPDDIAAAQNAVAAAEQVARSDQNGPSKSQGDNVADASTPAGHRDAAQSRAARNAVDDLYAHS
- a CDS encoding cytochrome P460 family protein — its product is MRAGAGILRRGMGRALVAGALLAGALSASGPAAFAEQPKAAASPIYGVTIPPGYRKWEMVAPAEEAAPLDELRVVLGNPVAIRALEQATLPFPDGTILVKLAYKRKQSDEFAPATVPGQATTVQVMVKDSRRYASTGGWGFGRFINGVPADIGQHQTCFACHQARVKNHDYVFTRLAP